One Chryseobacterium indoltheticum DNA segment encodes these proteins:
- a CDS encoding type II toxin-antitoxin system RelE/ParE family toxin: protein MKIEVTSVFTNKLKRQIEYISLDKKTAARKFNQLVFRKIKEISNNPKINRKSIFFEDENIRDLIVKGYLIVYEISPAENRIVVFGFYKWEKDL from the coding sequence ATGAAAATTGAAGTAACATCTGTTTTCACAAACAAACTAAAAAGGCAAATAGAATATATCTCTTTAGATAAAAAAACTGCCGCAAGAAAATTTAATCAGTTAGTTTTTAGAAAAATTAAAGAAATTTCAAACAATCCAAAAATAAATAGAAAATCTATATTTTTCGAAGATGAAAACATACGTGATTTAATTGTAAAAGGATATCTTATTGTCTACGAAATTTCACCTGCTGAAAATAGAATTGTAGTTTTTGGATTCTATAAATGGGAAAAAGACTTGTAA
- the rimM gene encoding ribosome maturation factor RimM (Essential for efficient processing of 16S rRNA): MKKEDCYLLGKITRRHGLAGNVILKLDTDQPELYKKLDSIFVEINGLLVPFFIEKSSWSKLDALNIAFKNSSEALVDQSLGKSVYLPLTSLPVLTGKQFYYHEIIGYEIFDEQDNSCGIIRSVNDQTAQNYFVTNLDGKEVVIPLIKDWILEVNREERFIKMQIPEGLIDVFLVPSKKDE; encoded by the coding sequence ATGAAAAAGGAAGACTGTTATTTATTAGGAAAAATCACACGCAGACACGGGCTTGCCGGAAATGTTATCCTTAAGCTGGATACTGACCAACCCGAGCTTTATAAAAAACTAGATTCTATTTTTGTAGAAATCAACGGTTTGCTGGTGCCTTTTTTTATTGAAAAATCTTCTTGGAGCAAACTTGATGCTTTGAATATTGCTTTTAAAAATTCTTCTGAAGCTTTGGTAGATCAGTCTTTAGGGAAAAGCGTCTATCTTCCTTTGACGAGTCTGCCTGTACTTACCGGCAAACAATTCTATTATCACGAAATTATCGGATACGAAATTTTTGATGAACAAGATAATAGCTGTGGTATTATCAGATCAGTGAATGACCAAACGGCGCAGAATTATTTTGTAACCAATCTTGATGGAAAAGAAGTGGTAATTCCATTAATCAAAGACTGGATTCTTGAGGTAAACCGTGAAGAAAGATTCATCAAAATGCAAATTCCGGAAGGTTTAATCGATGTATTTTTGGTACCTTCGAAAAAGGATGAGTAA
- a CDS encoding 30S ribosomal protein S16, with translation MSVKIRLQRHGKKGKPFFHIVVADARARRDGRFIEKLGTYNPITNPATIDLNVDSAVKWLNNGAQPTDTAKAILSYKGVLYKKHLQGGVAKGAFDEAEAEKRFNAWVESKESKVQGKVDGLANAKADAKKAAFDAETKVNEARLAAASQAEADAKAAEEAANAPAEEVTEATEEPTAEAEGTEETQA, from the coding sequence ATGTCAGTAAAAATCAGATTACAAAGACACGGTAAAAAAGGTAAGCCTTTCTTCCACATCGTAGTTGCAGATGCAAGAGCTAGAAGAGATGGTAGATTCATCGAAAAACTAGGTACTTACAACCCAATTACAAACCCTGCTACAATAGATTTAAACGTTGATTCTGCTGTAAAGTGGTTAAACAACGGAGCTCAGCCAACTGATACGGCAAAAGCTATTCTTTCTTATAAAGGAGTTCTTTACAAAAAACACTTACAAGGTGGTGTTGCTAAAGGAGCTTTTGATGAGGCTGAAGCTGAGAAGAGATTCAATGCTTGGGTAGAGTCTAAAGAATCTAAAGTACAAGGTAAAGTAGACGGTTTGGCAAATGCTAAAGCTGACGCTAAAAAAGCTGCTTTTGATGCTGAAACTAAAGTAAACGAAGCTAGACTTGCTGCTGCTTCGCAAGCTGAAGCTGATGCAAAAGCTGCTGAAGAAGCTGCAAACGCACCTGCTGAAGAAGTTACAGAAGCTACGGAAGAACCAACTGCTGAAGCAGAAGGAACTGAAGAAACTCAGGCTTAA
- a CDS encoding nitroreductase family protein, producing MNKAEVLKEIIEQRRSIFPKDYSETEISQEIIEKILHSATLAPNHKRTKPWRFKIFKGDEKANLAVEMQEIYKASQAPQVFLEKKYQDIGFKINKADAVISIVVNFSGMVPEWEEIAAVSMAVQNMYLTCTANGVGCYWSSPKIVDHLKDSLTIEENQKCLGLFYMGNVD from the coding sequence ATGAATAAAGCAGAAGTTTTAAAAGAAATCATAGAACAAAGAAGAAGCATCTTTCCAAAAGATTACAGCGAAACAGAAATTTCTCAGGAAATAATCGAAAAGATTCTTCATTCGGCAACATTGGCTCCCAATCATAAACGTACAAAACCTTGGCGTTTCAAAATTTTCAAAGGGGACGAAAAAGCAAATTTGGCTGTAGAAATGCAGGAAATTTATAAAGCAAGTCAAGCTCCGCAAGTCTTTTTAGAAAAGAAATATCAGGATATAGGTTTTAAAATCAACAAAGCAGATGCTGTAATTTCTATCGTTGTTAATTTCAGCGGAATGGTTCCTGAGTGGGAAGAGATTGCAGCGGTTTCTATGGCGGTGCAGAATATGTATCTTACCTGTACAGCAAATGGAGTAGGCTGCTATTGGAGTTCACCAAAAATTGTCGACCATCTGAAAGATTCTTTAACGATCGAAGAAAACCAGAAATGTCTTGGTTTGTTTTACATGGGAAATGTTGATTAG
- a CDS encoding SRPBCC family protein, which translates to MKTILKIIGGIVLLIVVYAIIAMLAFGKNYHYEKSMVMNAPKEKVWQQVASMKSFNEWNPWMKLDKNMKIVYTGTPGEVGDKYCWDSKNDDAGAGCQEIKELVANEKQKTEMTFKRPFEGQAISDIVLTSEGNSTKVTWSMDTEQETWMKIMRPMMDYQMGKSYDEGLTNLKALVEK; encoded by the coding sequence ATGAAAACAATTTTAAAAATTATTGGTGGGATTGTCCTCTTAATCGTTGTGTATGCAATCATTGCAATGCTGGCTTTTGGTAAAAATTACCATTACGAAAAATCGATGGTGATGAATGCTCCGAAAGAAAAAGTTTGGCAGCAGGTCGCTTCAATGAAATCTTTTAATGAATGGAATCCCTGGATGAAATTAGATAAAAACATGAAAATTGTGTACACCGGAACTCCCGGTGAAGTAGGAGATAAGTATTGTTGGGACAGCAAAAATGATGATGCAGGCGCCGGATGTCAGGAAATTAAAGAATTGGTTGCCAATGAAAAGCAAAAAACAGAAATGACTTTTAAAAGACCTTTTGAAGGACAGGCGATTTCGGATATTGTTTTAACTTCCGAAGGAAATTCTACAAAAGTGACCTGGAGTATGGATACCGAACAAGAAACGTGGATGAAAATTATGAGACCGATGATGGATTACCAAATGGGAAAATCTTACGATGAAGGTCTTACTAACTTAAAAGCTTTGGTTGAAAAATAA
- a CDS encoding M3 family metallopeptidase, which produces MNILTEKFNTPYHSAPFDQIKNEDYLPAFKALIQQSEEEINALINNPEEPTFKNTIEALAFSGEQLDVASNIFFNLNSAETSDELQKIAQEVSPILTEYSSKISQNEALFNKIKKVYDQKEKYNLNEEQQMLLNETYKGFVRSGALLNEEDKEKLKKISMDLSLKSLQFGQNVLASTNQYFKHITNKEDLAGIPEAIIEQYAEEAKERNLEGWVVTLQYPSYIPFMTYAENRELRKEIALANGKKSFDGGEFDNQNLIKELLSLKQQKAELLGYTNYADYVLEERMAKSPTKVIDFLNELLTKAKPYAEKEIEELKALAKADGIDEMQGYDHAYYAEKLRKAKYDLNDEELKPYFPLDQVQNAVFGLAKQLFGLTFKERNDIPKYHEDVKVYEVFEAGSEKLEDGSHNPEKTFKSLLYVDYFPRKGKRAGAWMTSYKNQYQKDGENSRPHISIVCNFSKPTKDTPSLLTFQEVTTLFHEFGHALHGMLANTQYPNLSGTSVKWDFVELPSQFLENFCYEPEFLKTFAKHYKTGEVLPDEKIEKIEQSKNFMEGYQTMRQLGFGLLDMNYHTKVAELENKSVKEFEDDYTKATQLYPANPETAMSPSFSHIFQGGYSAGYYSYKWAEVLDADAFQYFKETGIFNPETAAKFKILLSSGGTKDPMELYKNFRGSEPKVESLLKRAFG; this is translated from the coding sequence ATGAATATTTTAACAGAAAAATTCAATACACCATATCATTCAGCACCTTTTGATCAAATAAAAAATGAAGATTATCTTCCTGCTTTCAAAGCATTAATTCAACAATCTGAAGAAGAAATCAATGCTCTTATTAATAATCCGGAAGAACCAACTTTTAAAAATACCATTGAAGCATTAGCCTTTTCGGGTGAACAGCTTGATGTAGCTTCGAATATATTTTTTAATTTAAATTCGGCAGAAACAAGTGATGAGCTCCAGAAAATTGCTCAGGAAGTTTCACCAATTTTAACCGAATATTCTTCAAAAATTTCTCAAAATGAAGCTCTTTTCAATAAAATCAAAAAAGTTTATGACCAAAAAGAGAAATATAATCTGAACGAAGAGCAGCAAATGCTTTTGAATGAAACGTATAAAGGTTTTGTAAGAAGCGGTGCTTTATTAAACGAAGAAGACAAAGAAAAGTTAAAGAAAATCAGCATGGATTTATCTTTAAAATCCCTTCAGTTTGGGCAAAATGTGTTGGCTTCGACCAATCAATATTTCAAACATATCACCAATAAAGAAGATTTGGCAGGAATTCCGGAAGCAATTATCGAACAATATGCTGAAGAGGCTAAAGAAAGAAATCTGGAAGGTTGGGTTGTGACATTGCAATATCCAAGCTATATTCCGTTCATGACGTATGCTGAAAACCGTGAATTGAGAAAAGAAATTGCGTTGGCAAATGGCAAAAAGTCTTTTGACGGTGGAGAATTTGACAATCAGAATTTAATAAAGGAGCTTCTCAGTCTAAAACAGCAAAAGGCAGAATTATTAGGTTATACGAATTACGCAGATTATGTTCTGGAAGAAAGAATGGCAAAATCGCCGACAAAAGTAATCGACTTTCTAAATGAATTATTGACTAAAGCAAAACCTTACGCTGAAAAAGAAATCGAAGAATTGAAAGCTTTAGCAAAAGCCGACGGAATCGATGAAATGCAAGGTTATGATCACGCATATTATGCCGAAAAACTTCGTAAAGCAAAATATGATCTGAATGATGAGGAATTAAAACCTTATTTTCCTTTAGATCAGGTTCAAAATGCTGTTTTTGGTCTGGCAAAACAACTTTTCGGATTGACTTTTAAGGAAAGAAATGACATTCCGAAATATCATGAAGATGTGAAAGTATATGAGGTTTTTGAGGCTGGAAGCGAGAAGTTGGAAGATGGAAGTCACAATCCTGAAAAAACTTTTAAATCTCTTTTATACGTCGATTATTTTCCAAGAAAAGGCAAAAGAGCCGGAGCCTGGATGACGAGCTATAAAAATCAATATCAAAAAGACGGTGAAAATTCTCGTCCGCATATTTCTATCGTCTGTAATTTTAGCAAACCGACAAAAGATACACCGAGTTTACTGACGTTTCAGGAAGTGACCACCTTATTCCACGAGTTTGGTCATGCCTTACATGGAATGTTGGCAAATACGCAATACCCAAATCTTTCAGGAACTTCTGTGAAATGGGATTTTGTAGAATTGCCTTCTCAGTTTTTGGAAAACTTCTGTTACGAACCGGAATTTTTAAAAACTTTTGCCAAACATTATAAAACAGGAGAAGTTCTTCCTGATGAAAAAATTGAGAAAATCGAACAGTCGAAAAACTTTATGGAAGGTTATCAAACGATGAGACAGCTTGGTTTTGGATTGCTCGATATGAATTATCATACCAAAGTTGCAGAGTTGGAGAATAAGAGTGTAAAAGAATTTGAAGATGATTATACGAAAGCAACGCAATTGTATCCTGCAAATCCTGAAACAGCGATGAGCCCAAGTTTTTCACATATTTTCCAGGGCGGATATTCCGCGGGATATTATTCTTACAAATGGGCGGAAGTTTTGGATGCCGATGCCTTTCAATATTTTAAGGAAACCGGAATTTTCAATCCTGAAACTGCCGCAAAATTTAAAATTTTACTTTCTTCAGGCGGAACGAAAGATCCGATGGAATTGTATAAGAATTTCAGAGGAAGTGAGCCGAAAGTGGAGAGTTTGTTGAAGAGGGCATTTGGGTAA
- the xerA gene encoding site-specific tyrosine recombinase/integron integrase, with translation MKYSQIFRQKLEIARYSESTIKTYISTLTSFFKSIDGTAIEEVNETIVEKYLYHEIREKNISQSFQKHILGSIKLFYEIMFSRKFSLSHLYPKRVEHQLPKYLNKEEILKMIGLTENLKHKSMISLLYGCGLRVSELINLKITDIDSKSGRISIIQAKGKKDRYVMLPKSVLPLLKEYFEKYFPQTYLFEGGKNEKYSPRSVQQVVKQAALKAKIQKLVTPHILRHSFATHLIENGTDIIYIQELLGHNSVVTTQIYTHITDLTIRKIQSPLDIKF, from the coding sequence ATGAAATATTCTCAAATATTCAGACAAAAACTTGAAATTGCAAGGTACAGCGAATCCACAATCAAAACTTATATCTCTACTTTAACTTCATTTTTCAAATCAATTGATGGTACTGCCATCGAAGAGGTGAACGAAACTATTGTTGAAAAGTATCTGTATCATGAGATAAGGGAGAAAAATATTTCGCAATCATTTCAAAAACATATTTTAGGAAGTATTAAACTGTTTTATGAAATAATGTTTAGTAGAAAATTTTCTTTGTCACATTTATATCCAAAAAGAGTAGAGCACCAATTACCAAAATATCTCAACAAAGAAGAAATTTTAAAAATGATTGGATTAACTGAAAATTTGAAACATAAATCGATGATAAGTCTCTTATATGGATGTGGTTTAAGAGTAAGTGAATTAATTAATTTAAAAATCACAGATATAGATTCAAAATCTGGAAGAATCTCGATAATTCAGGCTAAAGGAAAAAAAGATCGCTATGTAATGCTGCCAAAATCTGTATTGCCGTTGCTTAAAGAATATTTTGAAAAGTATTTTCCACAAACCTATCTCTTCGAAGGCGGAAAAAACGAAAAATATTCACCCCGAAGTGTTCAGCAAGTTGTAAAGCAGGCGGCTTTAAAGGCGAAAATACAAAAATTGGTAACACCTCATATCCTACGCCACAGTTTTGCAACACATCTTATTGAAAATGGTACCGACATCATATATATTCAGGAGCTTTTAGGACATAACAGTGTGGTGACTACTCAAATTTACACGCATATTACAGATTTAACCATAAGAAAAATTCAAAGTCCTCTAGATATTAAATTTTGA
- a CDS encoding alpha/beta hydrolase family protein — protein MKIRPIIFFILLANSIFAQKAKIDFLPNLPYDKYELKIDKDTITFYLSVTSHKENLPLIIYVQGSGINSLFENRNGQIVPTSGHMAWFNVGQEKYRVLIAEKPGVKYLQKGESKSFDHKFSLESWSNTIVNAINYVIQNEKIDKHKILLAGHSEGGVVASRVANLMKDKISNVAIMAGEGPSQLYSLYKFADDGTFFNTKEHNMPTSEERINYVKEKWADILADPTNTEKKFLGFTYLRWSSLLQTSVIDELSNYNGRILILQGTSDKAVHPESATVAYTTLLTKGKNVELKLIENADHSFNILEKPEIDGWKMVIEKTINWFNQ, from the coding sequence ATGAAAATTAGACCAATTATTTTCTTCATTCTTTTAGCAAATTCAATATTCGCACAAAAAGCAAAAATTGACTTCTTGCCAAATCTACCTTATGACAAATACGAACTTAAAATAGACAAAGACACAATAACATTTTATCTTTCTGTAACTTCTCATAAAGAAAATTTGCCCTTAATTATTTATGTTCAAGGTTCGGGAATAAATTCATTATTTGAGAACAGAAACGGGCAGATTGTTCCTACTTCCGGACATATGGCTTGGTTTAATGTTGGACAAGAAAAATACAGAGTTTTAATTGCCGAAAAACCAGGAGTTAAATATTTGCAAAAAGGAGAGTCCAAATCTTTTGACCATAAATTTTCTCTTGAAAGTTGGAGTAACACAATTGTAAATGCAATAAATTATGTTATACAAAATGAAAAAATAGATAAGCACAAAATTTTATTGGCTGGACATTCGGAAGGAGGTGTTGTCGCATCAAGAGTTGCAAATTTAATGAAAGACAAAATATCTAATGTTGCAATTATGGCTGGAGAAGGTCCTTCACAACTTTACAGTTTATATAAATTTGCAGATGACGGAACATTTTTCAATACGAAGGAACATAATATGCCGACTTCGGAAGAAAGAATAAATTATGTCAAAGAAAAATGGGCGGATATTTTAGCCGACCCAACTAATACCGAAAAGAAATTTTTGGGCTTTACGTATTTACGCTGGTCGAGTCTTTTACAAACTTCTGTTATTGATGAACTATCAAACTATAATGGGAGAATATTAATTCTTCAAGGAACTTCGGATAAAGCAGTACATCCTGAATCTGCAACAGTCGCTTATACAACTTTACTAACAAAAGGGAAAAATGTAGAATTAAAACTTATCGAAAATGCTGACCATTCTTTTAATATACTTGAGAAACCTGAAATTGACGGTTGGAAGATGGTTATTGAAAAAACAATTAACTGGTTTAATCAATAG
- a CDS encoding YARHG domain-containing protein → MTRHIFTILFIIINYSVFANDGAFFAKGNQLIPINETEITVRKEILTLKKVRNNFIEVTVYYEFFNPNEDKKLTIGFEAFSPEGDVDGTPKNGHHPYMRDFTVDLNNNILKYNVAYVSDSLYTENGKIKSKGIPKFDDNASVNYVDFYYVYHFEANFKKGVNIIKHTYNYDLSGSIDYNYDFEYVLTAANRWANKQIDDFTLIIDIGEFETFSINKSFYKNANEWLLNGIGKTEDVKGVKNSFIENDATKFHLQKGNLIFQKKNFKINGDLFLYAQNYIGIQNLEYIPFSYYQEENINEPKNDLQRKILKNLPFARRGYVFQNQELNTFYKKMDWYISNPNYEPNTEILTENEKKWTEKWK, encoded by the coding sequence ATGACAAGACACATTTTTACAATATTATTTATAATTATAAATTATTCTGTATTTGCAAATGACGGAGCTTTTTTCGCAAAAGGAAATCAACTCATTCCAATCAATGAAACAGAAATTACTGTCAGAAAAGAAATTTTGACGCTTAAAAAAGTCAGAAATAACTTTATAGAAGTAACTGTCTACTATGAATTTTTTAATCCAAACGAAGACAAAAAATTAACTATTGGTTTCGAAGCTTTTTCGCCTGAAGGTGATGTTGATGGAACGCCAAAAAATGGACACCATCCGTATATGAGAGATTTTACAGTAGACCTAAATAACAATATTTTAAAATACAATGTTGCTTATGTTTCTGATTCATTATATACTGAAAACGGGAAAATAAAATCTAAAGGCATTCCTAAATTCGATGATAATGCAAGTGTAAATTATGTTGACTTTTATTACGTGTATCATTTTGAAGCAAATTTCAAAAAAGGCGTCAATATTATAAAACATACCTACAACTACGACTTGTCAGGTTCAATTGACTACAATTATGATTTTGAATATGTATTAACTGCCGCCAATCGTTGGGCAAACAAACAAATAGATGATTTTACATTAATTATTGATATTGGCGAATTCGAAACGTTCTCTATCAATAAATCATTTTACAAAAACGCAAATGAATGGCTTTTAAACGGAATTGGTAAAACAGAAGACGTTAAAGGCGTTAAAAATTCATTTATTGAAAATGATGCAACAAAATTCCATTTACAAAAAGGAAATTTAATTTTCCAAAAAAAGAATTTCAAAATTAACGGAGACTTATTTCTTTACGCTCAAAATTATATTGGAATTCAAAATTTAGAATATATTCCTTTCAGTTATTATCAAGAAGAAAATATAAATGAACCAAAGAACGATTTACAAAGAAAAATTTTAAAGAATTTACCTTTCGCAAGACGTGGTTATGTTTTTCAAAATCAAGAGTTGAATACTTTTTACAAAAAAATGGATTGGTACATTTCAAATCCAAACTATGAACCAAACACAGAAATATTAACAGAAAACGAAAAGAAATGGACAGAAAAGTGGAAATAA
- a CDS encoding ASCH domain-containing protein codes for MYRFIFLFIFISLLSCNKKEIDMTEYWKEFQENNVEYKNTIQPQSFYFCDNKKDADECADLVVKKIKQATSPSVWWFEKNKEELPKVGDIAIVTDWNGNPKAIIRTTKVEIVKYKDITSEYAQLEGEGNKTLEYWKKVHWDYYTEEMNKFGEKPNEEMKIVCEYFETIW; via the coding sequence ATGTATAGATTTATATTCCTTTTTATTTTTATAAGTTTATTGTCTTGCAATAAAAAAGAAATTGATATGACAGAGTATTGGAAAGAATTTCAAGAAAATAATGTTGAATACAAAAATACGATACAACCACAATCATTTTACTTTTGTGACAATAAAAAGGATGCAGATGAATGTGCCGATTTAGTAGTTAAAAAAATAAAACAAGCAACTTCACCATCCGTTTGGTGGTTTGAAAAAAATAAAGAAGAACTTCCAAAAGTTGGAGATATTGCCATTGTTACAGATTGGAATGGAAATCCCAAAGCAATAATTCGAACAACAAAGGTCGAAATTGTAAAATATAAAGATATTACATCTGAATATGCTCAACTTGAAGGTGAAGGTAATAAAACCTTAGAATATTGGAAAAAGGTTCATTGGGATTATTATACTGAAGAAATGAATAAATTTGGTGAAAAACCAAATGAAGAAATGAAAATTGTTTGTGAATATTTTGAAACTATTTGGTAA
- a CDS encoding carboxylesterase family protein, with amino-acid sequence MKFKIILLLVFTIHKAFAQKKEFRETEVDTLTFLNNRKLLNSLNTNAFQKKTFAENEITIPYRFLIPKNNLINQKYPLVITFHNSTRIGNDNENQLEPFAKIWLRDEIYEKFPCYVVAPQFIKRSTNYKINKDGIQVSKPSDEVFALLKLIKALKKGYPNIGKNRIYLIGYSMGGSTAQNLMNLSPDTFAAIVSVASVPDFSNLTKIKEKNIWLIHGKNDDENPYIGSVELYDKLSFNKNLIFTTFNNLNHNNIVIPFLVTDEIPKWLFGKRR; translated from the coding sequence ATGAAATTTAAAATAATTCTTTTATTAGTTTTCACCATCCATAAAGCTTTTGCACAAAAGAAAGAATTTCGGGAAACGGAAGTTGATACGCTTACTTTTTTGAACAACAGAAAATTATTAAACAGTTTAAACACCAATGCGTTTCAAAAGAAAACATTTGCAGAAAATGAGATTACAATTCCTTATCGATTTTTAATCCCTAAAAATAACCTCATCAATCAAAAATATCCTTTGGTTATTACCTTTCATAATTCCACAAGGATCGGAAACGATAATGAAAATCAGCTTGAGCCATTTGCTAAAATATGGCTGCGGGATGAAATTTATGAAAAGTTTCCATGCTACGTTGTAGCGCCACAGTTTATTAAACGCTCTACAAATTATAAGATTAATAAAGACGGTATTCAGGTTTCAAAACCATCTGACGAAGTTTTTGCTTTACTGAAATTAATTAAAGCTCTTAAAAAAGGATATCCGAATATTGGTAAAAACAGAATCTATCTGATTGGTTATTCAATGGGAGGTTCGACTGCCCAAAATCTTATGAATCTGAGTCCTGATACATTTGCTGCGATTGTTTCCGTGGCTTCGGTTCCTGATTTTTCGAATCTTACTAAAATTAAAGAAAAAAATATCTGGTTAATTCATGGTAAAAATGATGATGAAAACCCATATATTGGCAGCGTTGAATTGTACGACAAACTTTCTTTCAATAAAAATTTGATCTTTACAACCTTCAACAATCTTAATCATAATAATATTGTGATTCCTTTTTTGGTAACCGATGAAATTCCGAAATGGCTGTTTGGAAAGCGCAGGTAA
- a CDS encoding tetratricopeptide repeat protein: protein MNNITHRLENVKRLQAKRWENEDHWDDINDLLIKELEDILSIESENTSALINLGAILCDSGEYENALIVLKRALDLGSEDKNLYTNLAIVMVDMGINPEEYHEYLETAENMRENPLTFKAYFDPHSH, encoded by the coding sequence ATGAATAATATTACCCACAGATTAGAAAATGTAAAAAGACTTCAGGCAAAAAGATGGGAAAATGAGGATCATTGGGATGATATCAACGATCTTTTGATTAAAGAACTTGAAGATATTTTATCTATAGAATCTGAAAACACATCTGCTTTGATTAATCTCGGAGCTATTTTATGTGATTCGGGCGAGTATGAAAATGCTCTTATAGTCTTAAAAAGAGCATTAGATTTGGGTTCGGAAGATAAAAATCTGTACACTAATCTTGCAATCGTAATGGTGGATATGGGAATAAATCCCGAAGAATATCATGAATATCTGGAAACTGCTGAAAATATGCGTGAAAATCCGCTTACTTTCAAGGCATATTTTGATCCACATTCACATTAG
- a CDS encoding YqaE/Pmp3 family membrane protein yields the protein MLLAILLPFLSFIVRGKIITGIICFILQITILGWIPAAIWAALSLQNSRAEKRNEKLIRAVRENRN from the coding sequence ATGTTACTTGCTATTTTACTTCCATTTTTATCCTTTATTGTGAGAGGAAAAATCATCACAGGAATTATATGTTTTATCTTGCAAATTACAATCTTGGGCTGGATTCCTGCAGCGATATGGGCTGCATTATCATTACAAAATTCACGAGCTGAAAAGAGAAATGAAAAACTGATTCGTGCAGTACGAGAAAATAGAAATTAA
- a CDS encoding DUF4919 domain-containing protein, with translation MIKYILFFSLLFVPGFIYSQTKEYEAPDYKAIQTNIENKDSEYYYPKLMDKLKANDTLITSDQYKHLYFGYTFQKDYHPYKTSENDKKLIPYFQSKDLKKSDYAEIIKISNASLKEFPLNLRVMNFLGYIYHLDGNEAMANKVSQNFYGLFGAIFSSGDGRDCASGFHVIAVSHEYVVMNMLKLEIASQSLTGDCDYLALEKDKYKLPGVYFNITKLKEKGFDF, from the coding sequence ATGATAAAATATATCCTATTTTTTTCTCTACTTTTTGTCCCGGGTTTTATTTATTCTCAAACAAAAGAATATGAAGCTCCGGACTATAAAGCCATTCAGACAAATATTGAGAATAAAGATTCAGAATATTATTATCCGAAATTGATGGATAAACTGAAAGCAAATGACACGCTCATTACCAGTGATCAATACAAGCATTTGTATTTTGGATATACCTTTCAGAAAGACTATCATCCGTATAAAACTTCAGAAAATGATAAAAAGCTTATCCCATATTTTCAAAGTAAGGATTTAAAAAAATCTGATTACGCAGAAATTATAAAAATATCGAATGCTTCACTAAAAGAGTTTCCTCTCAATCTGCGTGTGATGAATTTTCTTGGCTACATTTATCATTTAGATGGTAATGAAGCGATGGCAAACAAAGTTTCTCAAAATTTTTATGGTTTATTCGGCGCTATTTTCAGCTCGGGAGACGGAAGAGATTGTGCATCAGGATTTCATGTAATTGCTGTAAGTCACGAATATGTTGTGATGAATATGTTGAAGTTAGAAATTGCTTCGCAGAGCTTAACCGGCGATTGTGATTATTTAGCTCTAGAAAAAGACAAATATAAATTGCCCGGAGTTTATTTTAATATAACAAAACTCAAGGAAAAAGGGTTTGATTTTTAA
- a CDS encoding PEGA domain-containing protein: MKRTLSLVFGLSIVLSTTSCATIFTGTKDSITFTTTPEGAKVIHKGVEKCLTPCTAEIPRGLGKQMVMFQKEGFETKEVKLTKTFNPVTLLNILLGGAIGVGIDAATGSLTKYSPKSYTVDLESK; this comes from the coding sequence ATGAAAAGAACTTTATCACTTGTCTTTGGCTTAAGCATTGTGCTTTCTACTACATCTTGTGCGACCATTTTTACAGGAACCAAAGATTCAATCACATTTACCACAACACCGGAAGGTGCAAAAGTAATCCATAAAGGAGTTGAAAAATGTTTAACACCTTGTACAGCAGAAATCCCGAGAGGTTTGGGTAAACAAATGGTGATGTTTCAAAAAGAAGGTTTCGAGACTAAAGAAGTGAAGCTTACCAAAACTTTTAATCCGGTAACGTTACTAAACATTCTTCTTGGCGGCGCAATCGGTGTAGGAATTGATGCGGCAACCGGATCGCTTACAAAATACAGCCCTAAAAGTTATACTGTTGATTTGGAGTCTAAATAA